From the Chthonomonadales bacterium genome, the window CGGCGCCCACGGCGAAGCCGGCTGTGTCGCCACGGTCCACCACGGCCGAGCCCGAGAAAACGGTCCCGAGGGCATCGGGCTCGAGCGCGTTGGCAAGCTGCGTCCAGTGCACCAGGTCGCGGCTCACGGCATGGCCCCAGGTCATGTTGCCCCAACCGATGGCGAGCGGGTTGTGCTGGAAGAAGAGATGGTACTCGCCGCGGTAGTACACGAGTCCGTTGGGGTCGTTGAGCCAGTTGCACCTGGCCGTGAAGTGAATCTGCGGCCGATAGGTCTCGTCGTATAGTCGGTCCACGCGCACCACCTCCGCTCGGCGCCGATCTCCCATCACGATCTGATCTACGTTGATGTGTCCCCATCCCTCGCTCGCATCGTCCACGATCACGATGCGGGCCTCGCGGCCGGCCAGGTCGCCAACCTCCCATGTAAGCCAGTCCAGCCGCTCGTCGTTGCGTCCCGTGGCGGTCCGCGCCACGGCGCCGCCCACCAGCAGGCTCACGCACGTCCGCCCGGGGTGCGCGCCGCCACCGACGAGGAAGCTCAGGTAGCGGCCGCGCAGCACGAACGGCGGTGATGTCAGCGTGCCCCGGGCGCCGTCGCCGCCGCGATATGAGTTCACAAGGCCGCGTCCAAGGTAGCCCGCGACCGGCATCTGGTTCGGGAGCGCGCCGGGCGCGGGCGCGGCGCCGAAAGCCTGGCCGGTGGCGGTCCATCCGGCGTAGTCGCTTCCCTCGAAGTCGGATATCACGGTCTCCGTGGCCGGTTGGCCCGCGCCGGCAGCGAGCAGGCCGAGCGCCGCGGCGGCGAGGGCGCGTAGTCGGTTCATGGCATCACTCCCCCGCCCGCGCGTCCCGCGCCTGCAGGTGCGAGAGCACCTGGCGGGGCGGCCGACCGGCCACGAGGCGCCCCTGCTCCACGTAGCCCTCCTCGCGCCCGTCCAGCTCGCCCACTAGCGATGCGCGCAGGCGGGCCAGGTGCTCGGCGGCGCCAGGCGAGGCGGACCGATCGTGCAGCTCCGCCGGGTCGCCGTGCAGGTCAAAGAGCTGCTCCCGGCCTTCCTTTGAGAGCCACACGTACTTCCAGCGGCCATCTACGATCCACTGTATGGACTGGCCGAACGCGGCGTGCTCGCCGTGCAGGTACGGGCGCCACGCCGGCTTCTCGCCGCGCGCGAGCGGCAGCAGGCTGCGCCCCCCCAGCGCCACCGGCACGGGCGCACCCGCGCACTCCAGCAGCGTCGGCATGATGTCGCGCAACTCGACCACCTCCGGGCACACCGTCCCCCTGCCCGCGCCCGGCACGCCCCAGAGAATGCAGGGAACGCGAGCGGAACCCTCGTACGGCAGGCTCTTGCGGAACAGATGGTGATCGCCAAGGAGCTCGCCGTGGTCCGAAACGAAGCAGACGCGCGTGTCGCCCGCCAGGCCGTACTCGCCGAGCGCCTCCATGAAGCGGCCGATCTGGTGGTCGATGTGGGTCATGTGCCCGTAATAGCCGGCCAGCGCGCGCCGCAGCACGCGCGGGTCGATTCGGCCGGCCGAGGCGTCGGGGCGTCGCGGATCGTGGTACGCCTCGAACACCGAGGCCCAGTCGCCGACGGGGCGCGGACCCATCTCGTGGTCGCGGTACATGTCAAAGGCCCAGACGGGCGGATCATAGGGCGGGTGCGGCCGGTGGAAGCTCATGAAGAGGAAGAACGGCTTGCGCGGGTCACGGCGCCGCAGGAAGTCGATCGAGTGCGTGGCCACCCAGGTCGTCGGGTGCAGGTACTCGTCCAGCGGCCACGGGCGCGCCGTGACGCCGTTGCAGTCCAGGCCGTGCTCCGCGTAGTCGGCCTCGCGCCCCGCCCTCTCGCGCAGCCACGGAAGGTAGTCATCTACCTGCTCGTAGGGCCGGTGGCGTCGCCGCGCGAAGTGCAGATAGCCGTCGTGGAGCGTCACGCTCTGGAAGCCGACCTGCGAGCGCTCCGGGTACACGTGCATTTTGCCCACGGCCTGCGTCTGGTACCCCGCCGCGGTCAACTCGCCGGCCAGCGTCACCGGGTAGTCCCAGGCCACTCCGTCGCGGTAGCCGACCCGCCCGTGGGTCCGCTGGCTCAGCCCGGTGAACAGCCCGGCGCGCGCGGCGATACAGGAGGGGGTCGCCGAGTAGGCGCGCGAGAACCGCACACCATCCAGCGCAAGCCGATCCAGGAACGGCGTGTGGACGACGGGGTGCTCATCGACGCTCAGGCAGTCGCCACGCCACTGGTCGGCGCATATCAGGACGAGGTTCGGTCTCCCCGGCATCGATCACACTGCCCTGGCTACTGATAGGCGCCATACCGACGCCACACGTCGAGCATCAGCTCGTAGCGTTCCAGCCGCATGCCCGTGTAGATGCAGTTACTCGTCGAGAAGATGTAGCCCCCTCCCGGCATGCCCTGCTCCAGGGCGTAGCGGGCGGACGCTTCGACCTCCTCGTCGGTGCCGGAGTCCATCATCCCACAGTTCACATTGCCGATCAGGCACACGCGGTCGCCGTAGAGTCGTTTCACCTCCGCGATATCGACTCCGGCCTGCGGGTCGAGCGAGTGCAGGGCGTGCGGGCCGGCCTCCACGAGCTGGTCAATGATCGGCATGATGTCACCGTCGGTGTGCTTGATGACGTAGAAGCCCAACTGGCGGTACCCCCGGACCAGGCGGGCCAGATAGGGGGCCACGAACTCCGCGAAGACCGGCGGTCGGAGGAACGGACCGTTGTTGAAGCAGTAGTCGGAGCAGAGCGCGAAGCCGTCCAGGCCGCCGTGGCTGCGCAGCCGCTCACCCCAGGCCAGCGCATGGTCGACGTGCGCGGCGGCTTCGCGCTTGAGGCCCTCGGCGTCGTCGACCAGACGGTACGAGAACGCCTCCATATGGCTTCCACTCGGGATGCTATACGTGGCGTCGCCATGCATCATCAGGAAGTACCGGCCGCCCGACTTCTCGCGCACCCGGTCGATCAGGCGGAGCACCTCGTCCGGGCTGCCCGGGTTCGGGTGAAGGAAGATGGCACTGTGCCCGAAGCGCTCGGCCGTCTCGATGTACAGCCCGGCCATGTCGTTACGGTGCAGCTCGCGCTCCTTCTCCTCCATCTGGTCCCACTGGCCGTAGTGGCGCTGGGAGGGATGCGGGCGGCCGAACGCCTCCATGGTGAGGAAGAAGACGAGCTCGAAGTGCGGCACCAGGCCCGAGAGCGGCCGGCGCTCCAGCGCGGCGATGAAACGGTCACGAGGCGTCATGCGTTCAGTTCTCCCCGAGCCAGGCGCGCGGGTGTGCGCCGGGCGCGCTTATGCTGGCCGTAGCGGTAGGCCTCGTCCAGACAGGCCTCAATGTTCTCCAGCGAAGTCTCCGGCATGATCGCGTTGCCGGCGGCGATCAGCATACCCCCATGCGGGCCGTCGAAGGTGTCGATCATGCGTCGGACGCCCGCGCGCACGTCGTCGGGCGAGCCGAGCGGCAGCAGGTACTGCACGTCGACGCCCGCCAGAAAGGTGTTGCGCCCGCCGAAGCGGCGCGCGGTGGCCTCCGGGTCCATCGCGGAAACGCCCGCCGGATAGGTTGAGTGCTGGATCGGGTGGATCACGTCCAGACCGACCTCCACGAAGTCGTCCAGGATGGCCGCCACGTTGCCGCAGGTGTGCAGCCAGAAGGTCATGCCGTGGCGATGGGCCTCATCGATGATGCGCGCGAAGCGCGGTTTGAGCACCCGTCGGAAGGCGGCCGGGCTCATCATCAGCCCGCTCTGCGTGCCCAGGTCGTCGCTCGTCAACACGGCATCGCACCCCATCTGACCGAACTGGCGCACGCAGGCGACGTGGAAGTCGGCGATGGCGTCGGTCAGCAGCTCCAACTCGGCCGGGTGGTCGTGCAGGTCGGTCAGGATCCCCTCCATTCCGCGCAACGTCCACAGCCGCTCGTAGAGGCAGAACCAGGAGTTGCCCAGACGGAAACGCCCGTTCGCCGCGGCCACGGCCCGCCGGGCCGGCCCGAAGTCGAGGCCGGCGGGAAAGGAGCGAATCCGCGCGGCCACGTGCTCGATGTCGTCGTAGCCGCGCAGGATGCGCCGGGAGTCGATGCCGCCCTCCCGCGTGGATCCCTCGGCGGAGAGCGATTCCCAGTCCGGACCGGCGTAGCCGACGCTCACCATGTCGTCCGGGTAGCGAGCGCACAGCGCATCGAGCGCCGCGCCGTAGCGCTCGTGCGTCTCGGCGTTGAACCACTTCAGCAGGCAAGTCGGAATGCGCGGCGGGTCGCGGCGCGCCACGGCGGCCCGCACGTCGTCGCGGGTCAGGTCAAGGATGCTCATCTCCGGTTACGTTCCTGGTGTGGTCGGTGTCACCGGCCGCGCCTCGGGCGGGACACGGCGCTCGGCAGCGTCGCCCGCGCGTCAGCGCACGCTCGGGTCGTACGGATGGCGGCGCAGCAGCTCATCGATCGCCCAGCCGCGCTCCGTCTTACGTAGGCGCTCACAGTAGGCGCGCAGATGCCCGCGCGCGTGGAACGGACCGCCCTCGCGCATGACGGTCCATAGCGGATCCTCTGCATGGCCATCCGGCATCGAGGCCATCATCGCATCGTGCCAGTCCAGCAGGCGCGCCGCGCCCACGCGGCACAGGTCGCGACGATCACCCGCGAGGTCGTGCTGCTCGTACGGGTCGTCGGCGAGGTCGAACAGCATCTCGCGCGGAAACAGGTGGAAGCCGTCGTGGTAGGTCCGCATGTAGAGCCAGCGGTCCCACCGCACGCTGCGCTGACAAACGTGCGCGCACTGGCTCAGGACCAGTTGCGCCCGCCCGGCCCCCTCGCCGTCGCCGGTCACCGCCGCCGCGAAGCTCTCGCCCTCCCAACTCGCTCGCGCCTCCCGGCCGAGGAGCGCGGCCAGCGTCGGCGCAAGGTCCAGGTTATAGAGCAGTCCCGCCTCCGACGTGCCCCGCCTTCCCCCGGGCCAGCGAACCACGAGCGGGATCCGGCAGGTCGGCTGGTCGGCCGTCGCGTGCTCGGCGTAGATGCCGAGCTCGCCCTGGTTCTCTCCGTGGTCGGAGGTCACGATCACCGCCACGTCGTCGGCCACGCCCTGCTCGGCCAGCGCGTCCATCAGGATCCCCACCTGCCGGTCGGCGTAGGCGATCCCGCAGTCGTAGCCGTCCAGGTGGCGGCGCAGGTCCTCGCGCGTCCGCACGGCCCCCACGTGGCGCGGGAAGCGAGGAGCGGGCCGGTCGTCGTACATGCCCACCTCGCGCGCGGTGTGTGGCCCCACCGCCTGCTGGTGCGCGGCCAGCACCTCGTCCGTGATCCACTCCGGCAGCGGGTCCCTCGCGAATGGGTTGCCGAACTCCTCTGGAGCGCGATAGGGGGTATGCGGGTCCCAGTAGTTGACGTGCAGGAACCAGTTGTCGGCGCGGGCGCCGCGCCGGATCCAATCGAGCGCTACGGGGGTCACGACCTCCGCCGACTCCATCCCACCGCCCCCTGTGTTGTGCATCTCATTGAAGCCGGCGTAGAACCACCACGCGCCGTGTCGCTCGGCGAAGGGGCTGATGCTCGCCGTGCGCAAGCCCGCCGAGCGCAGGAAGGCGGGCAGGTTATCGGTGCGGCAGCGGTCGACGAATCCGCGCTCGGCACCGACAAGTCGCATATCGGCGCAAAACCCACCGTGGTTCACAATTCCGGTATGGATGCCGAAACGGCCGGTCATCAGGGCGGCGCGGCTCGGAAGGCAGGGCGCGTCCGGGCAGTGATAGCCGTCAAAACGCACGCCCTCGGCGGCCAGCGCATCGATGTTTGGGGAGGTCCGGCGATGGTAGCCGTAGCAACCAAGGTGATCCGGCCGCAGGGTGTCGATGTCGATGTAGAGGATGCGCACGTCGGACTCCCCTCCCGAGGGGTGCTTCACGTCCAGCCGGTCATCCGCGCAAGAAGCTCGCAGTATTCCACGAAGCAGTCGAGGCTCACGTTGGCCGGCACGCCGTGGTCGCAGCCGGGGATGTAGCCGCCGTCGCGGGCCACCGGCCCCAGCCGGGCCATCTCGGCGCGGATGGCGCCGCCTCCCCGCGCCATCTCGCGCTTGTCCACTCCCCCGCGGAAGGCCATGCGGCGCCCGAACGCGGAGCGCAGGGCGGGCAGGTCGTTCCCGGCGGCCACCTCCATCGGGTCGCACACATTGAAGCCGCCCTCGATCCATACCGGGATCAGGTCGCCCACAAAGCCATCGGAGTCCATCATGTACAGTGGGCAGCCGTGAGCGCGCAGCACGTCGCGCCAGGTCGCGTAGCAGGGCAGCAGGTAGCGCCGGGCCATGGTCGGCGAGATCATCGGCTTGACCTTGTAGGCCATGTCCTCCGACACGTGGAGGAAGTCGATGGGCGCGTGCGCGAGCAGCCGCTCGAGCAGGCGGGCCACGTAGCCGGTCCAGAAGAGCGCCATGTCGGCGATCAGGTCCGGGTCGTCGAGAAAGCGCACGCAGAGGCCCTCAAATCCCAGCCACTCCCGCATCTGCCAGAACGGGCCGTGCACGTTGAGCCCGACCGGGTAGTCCCGCGAAGCGAGGAGCCTGCCCAGCGCGGGCAGATCGGCGGGGAGGCGCGCCGGATCCTCGGCATCGTAGCGTTCGCGCATCCGGTCCCAGTCCGCGCGCGTCTCCACCGGGCAGCGCAGCCATCGCCGCGTCACGAAGTCCTTCGCCCAGCGCAGGTAGGAGACGTCGAAGCGGCTGGACATCTCGCAGATGTTGCCCTTCCAGTCCTGCACCACGCGCGTGTCGCCGCGCTCCTCCACCACACGCTCCTCGAACTCGGGGATCATGGTGTGCCGCATCCACACGCCGGGCCGGCCGCCCGAGGGCGGCGGCTCGATCCCGACGCGATCGCGCACCCATGCGAGCCAGTTCGCGCCGGCCGGCAGGCCCTGGTCGCGCCACGCCGCCAGCGTCGACTCGCGCGGCCCGCCGGGCTCGAAGGGAATGCGATCGGGCCGACCGAACAACAGCGTATCGAGGAAGCGTTCGCGATCGGTCACGTCGCTCTCCGGACGGCGATGGGATGGAGCAGCGCCCATCAGGTAGTTCGGCACCGGAGCCGGGGGGTCCTTGCGAGGCGTGGCCGGACAGTGAATCGGGCCAGACGGCACGGCTCGCCGTGAGGCGCGCAGCCGGGGCATGCGCGGGAGGGAACCGATGTCGCTGTCCACGGACGGGGCCGGCGCGGCCGGCCCCGTCCCGCTCCGACGGAAGCTGCTCTTCTGGGCGCTGCTGACCGCCCTGTCAGTGCTCTTCGTCGAGGTCGTGACGAACTCGGCGCCCTTCGCCTTCTTCAACCCCTGGGGCCTTCTGGTCACCTGCCCGCTATACGGCCTGCACGTGCTCGTGCTGGCGCGCATCGTCTTCCTGGCGCCCCGCGTGCGGCTGCCCCTGCTCTTCACCGCGGGCGCCATCCTCGGCCTGTACGAGGCCTACATCACCAAGGTGCTCTGGGACCCGACCTGGGGATGGCGCCTGTGGACGGTGGGCGGGGTGCACGTCTTCCAGACCGCGCTGCTCCTGCTCGATGCCCACCCGTTCATGGCCTTCCTCCTCCCGCTCGCGGTCGCGGAGGTCTTCTTCACCTCCTCGCGCGAGATCCAGGTCAGTCTGCCCGGCCGGTTGAGCCGCGCCCTGGAGACCGACCAGGGGCGGCGCCGGGCCATGGTGGCGCTCGCACTGTACTTCGGGGCCTATCACGCGCTCGCGGCGCCGCCGACCCTGGCCGTGGCCTCTGCCGCGGCGGGCACGGCCTTCGCACTCGCGCTCGGATGGCTCTGGCGCCGGTCCTGCGCCGGCGCCGCGATCACACTCCGCCGCCTGCTGCCGAGCGGCCGGCAGACCGGCGCGCTGGTCGCCTTGCTCGCCCTCTACTACCTCCTGACAGGCGTCTTCCTCCGGCCCCAGTCGATACCGCGCACCGCAACGCCGCACGTGACCATCCTGGCGCTCTACGCCGTGCTGTTCGCGCTGCTGTGGCTCGGCCTGCGCGCCGCGCGGGGCCTCGCCCCTCCAGCCATCCGGGCGGCCGGTCCCGCGTGCGCGCGCGGCCCCTGGGCCGCCTTCGCGGCGTGCTTTGTCGTCTCCTCCGGGCTCCTCTCCATCGCCAAACCGATGGCGGCGGTCGTCACGATCGCCTCCTGGGTGCTCTTCTGCGCGGCGGGGCTGGCCCTGCTGGCCGCCGCCGCTGTGCAGGCGTGGCACGGCTTGCCACGACGCCGGTAGCCCCCGCGGTTGGCGGCGCGGCAGCCCACCGTCGAATGCAACGCGAGGCGCGACGGCGCCCGCTCCGCTCGCAGTACCGCCCCGGCGGCCACCTCCAGGACAGCATCCGCACCGGCGGAACAGAGAGCCCGTGGAACCCCGTACTCGCAGTAGAGCACGGTAGTCGATCGGGCACGCGCGCCCGCGACCGCGCTGCCTGCTCTGGAGGGAGCCATGGCAGTACATCAGGTTGATCTGTACGGCAAGATCCACAAGGCGCTGCGCCGGATGCTCTCATCCTTCATCAGCCGCGTAGGCGCTCTCGACTGGGATGACGTCGCCGCCGTGGCGGCGCTCAAACCCGACTGGGCCCTCATCCAGCAAGAGTTGCACCGACACCACGGGCACGAGGAGCAGCACATTCACTCATTGCTCGCGCGCGGAGCGCCGGGCAGCGTACGCGAACTCGAGGCCGACCACAGCGCGAACCTCTCCCTGCTCGAGGACCTCAACCGGCGCTTTCTGTGCCTCGCGGACGGCGCCGCGCCGGCGGACCGCCGTGCCGCGCTCGGCGACGAGCTCTTTCAGGCGCTGAACCTGTTCTACGCACGCCTGCTCGGGCACATGCACCGCGAGGACGTGGAAGCCCAGCGAGTCCTCGACTCGACGTGCTCACAGCAGGAGCTGGCCGCGGCGCTGGGGGCGATCGTCGGCAGCATACCTCCGGCGGAGATGCTGGTACTGGCAGGGCACATGTTTCCGGCCATCAGCCTCCCCGAGCGAGCCGAGATCCTCGGCGGCATCAAGGCCTCCGCCCCGCCCCAGGCGTATGCGGCGATGGCCGACTGCGTTCGAGCCGCGATCGGCGAGACGGA encodes:
- a CDS encoding arylsulfatase, with protein sequence MPGRPNLVLICADQWRGDCLSVDEHPVVHTPFLDRLALDGVRFSRAYSATPSCIAARAGLFTGLSQRTHGRVGYRDGVAWDYPVTLAGELTAAGYQTQAVGKMHVYPERSQVGFQSVTLHDGYLHFARRRHRPYEQVDDYLPWLRERAGREADYAEHGLDCNGVTARPWPLDEYLHPTTWVATHSIDFLRRRDPRKPFFLFMSFHRPHPPYDPPVWAFDMYRDHEMGPRPVGDWASVFEAYHDPRRPDASAGRIDPRVLRRALAGYYGHMTHIDHQIGRFMEALGEYGLAGDTRVCFVSDHGELLGDHHLFRKSLPYEGSARVPCILWGVPGAGRGTVCPEVVELRDIMPTLLECAGAPVPVALGGRSLLPLARGEKPAWRPYLHGEHAAFGQSIQWIVDGRWKYVWLSKEGREQLFDLHGDPAELHDRSASPGAAEHLARLRASLVGELDGREEGYVEQGRLVAGRPPRQVLSHLQARDARAGE
- a CDS encoding sulfatase; this translates as MRILYIDIDTLRPDHLGCYGYHRRTSPNIDALAAEGVRFDGYHCPDAPCLPSRAALMTGRFGIHTGIVNHGGFCADMRLVGAERGFVDRCRTDNLPAFLRSAGLRTASISPFAERHGAWWFYAGFNEMHNTGGGGMESAEVVTPVALDWIRRGARADNWFLHVNYWDPHTPYRAPEEFGNPFARDPLPEWITDEVLAAHQQAVGPHTAREVGMYDDRPAPRFPRHVGAVRTREDLRRHLDGYDCGIAYADRQVGILMDALAEQGVADDVAVIVTSDHGENQGELGIYAEHATADQPTCRIPLVVRWPGGRRGTSEAGLLYNLDLAPTLAALLGREARASWEGESFAAAVTGDGEGAGRAQLVLSQCAHVCQRSVRWDRWLYMRTYHDGFHLFPREMLFDLADDPYEQHDLAGDRRDLCRVGAARLLDWHDAMMASMPDGHAEDPLWTVMREGGPFHARGHLRAYCERLRKTERGWAIDELLRRHPYDPSVR
- a CDS encoding hemerythrin domain-containing protein yields the protein MAVHQVDLYGKIHKALRRMLSSFISRVGALDWDDVAAVAALKPDWALIQQELHRHHGHEEQHIHSLLARGAPGSVRELEADHSANLSLLEDLNRRFLCLADGAAPADRRAALGDELFQALNLFYARLLGHMHREDVEAQRVLDSTCSQQELAAALGAIVGSIPPAEMLVLAGHMFPAISLPERAEILGGIKASAPPQAYAAMADCVRAAIGETEWAALGARIGA